The Lolium rigidum isolate FL_2022 chromosome 2, APGP_CSIRO_Lrig_0.1, whole genome shotgun sequence genomic interval tgatcaacgaaactaacccggtactccattggagggttggggtagctttcctcgctgggaaagcggatggcgtcatctttcttcatcaggccaagcttcttcatcaagttgaggtcttggttggagattttggatctctcccagtcaagatcttcggcggccattgcggattctggagtgctgtggcgcgtaagtcgcgtgcgtggtggcatcaacagcaaTGAACAAGGCAATGCTTGAGCGTGCGGAAGACCAAACAGAAttgggcgcaagggaagtttttgcagaggagaacagatgtgcggcgcaagcgacggactggaccgaggttgaagaaaggtttatatagggttcggacgaagcagtgcaccgttggatgaagaaatcgtgtggtgaaaaaggatctcgtagatacaagggtaaaaaggtatttttactgagaaggaatggaacaggcgttaccgtacgtgcgccgagaaagcggaggacgtgtgtcccccacttgcacgacgtgtcaacgtggtgggaacaatggacccacaaggcagaaaaaatcccaattattgacagagatgaagagaatttgacaaaggaaaatatgtcgacaagaaaaataaagagagaatggcgacagggtaAAACATTCGAATACTcttggagcctttgatcaaatacaagtttttgcccaaatgctcgggggctactttggaaaaataaaaaaaattcgagtatgacaatatagaaatggcgagagcctatgaccaaatccaagaatttgttcatagcctcgggggctactcccatcgggagcgctggtcgcgcacccgataaatataaaaaatCGAGaagaatcataaatatagtggcaaaggatactaatctgtggagcctacacccaaacacaagtccttggctgtagcctcgggggctactcccatcgggaacgctgttcgcgtgcccgatgaattttttcaTGAAAATAGAGAAacaagaagtgagtatatttcgagttacacagataactctacatatactcccatcgggaagacaaaataaagtcatcaaatatgactcgataaaatgtgctattccaaaggcgaaaagcactcgacaatatattctcagaacgccaaagttgcgatcaatttctgaatgccgcaaatatgcgaaggtaagaccccagatccgttctcgctgggcgtggcatcgccaaagactagcgctctgctacttttatccgtatcaacagatacgaagaaaaatcctaacggacgcgttaggtacccgataaatttgaccgggactcgacagaatggtaagaccttaagcggcacccgtcgaagtttacactgaagatcccgagatcatgtccggggacgtgatcttgaagtaggtttttgcggattgccactagagcagttaactagtacctgatccgtcagatgaactagccccaactaccattatccctgtacaatatagaatttcatGTGAAGGAGTATGGATAAAAGCTCTCGAACAAAATAAACGggagagattttccctgattctacgattcaagcaaaatctcgggggctactgacataggcaccccaaataggcctgccatagatagtacccgggatttactgaaggcccactatccgaagaataagaagattcgggagcccaagatgtattaaggaaagctagagttgtaataggaagtatattttgtaatctggcgggacgaGTTGCAAACCGTCCcgactccgtaacttgtacaatacgaaaccctcggctccacctcttatataaggggagtcgaggaacaaagaaaggatcgaatctatcgtcaacataaccctagttttcataatcgtcgagtacttttcgcctaaaccttcgagatctacttgccctctacttctagcaaaaccctagtctacaatttgtaggcattgacaagttaatcctttgtcaccgaGGAAGAAGAGGTCGAGTAAGATGAGGTCGAGTAAGATGAGGCCGAGCAAGTGATTACCGATGTGGCGGCTGGCCCACGATCGAGGACTTGACTGTGGCCTTGGTGGTGACCAATGCACCACTGAGTGGGGTGCCAATCACCCAATATGGACCTATCCAACAAGATTTATACAAGCGGAGGAGGAACGAAGGATGGCATTAGAAGAAGAAAGAATGAATGGTGAAGGAGAAGAAGATAGAAGAGCAATGGCTTGCACTTGAGACAAGGAAGTTGGCCAAGGAGAGGGAGCATGCCGACCACACCATCATGTTCACGAACCCTAGCTCCTTGGATGATAAAGCTAGGGCATATTGGGAGATCGCTCGTGCAAAGATTTTGGCTCgagagagtggtggtggtggtggtgtttgaggtggccaagATGGTGGTGGCCTCCACAACATAAACATTGTATGTTGTGTTTTTGGATCAAACTTGATCGACTTCATGTTTTTTGGATAATATTTATGGATGTTTGATGTGTGTTTGAGATGTTTCAAGATGTTAAAATATTTTAGTTGTTTAAGATATTGGAGTTCTAATCAGGCGGCCACCGTTTAGTCCTCTATTTATTCTCATCTATTTTCATCCACCATTTTATCCTTTATACCATGCCGGGGctcggttagagatgctctaaagtaGCCAGCAATGCCTCCGACTCGGATCCCGTCCCCTGGACGGCGCAATCTTCAGATCTGAGGGATCACTGACAATCAGTGTATACACGGTGTTGCTGGAGTAGGAGTATAATGCAAACAGGTGGAACACTGTTGAGTGGTAAGAACAACAATGGATCTGTAAGCTACTGTTGTGAGCCGTCAGCAGTCCACGCAGGAATACAGTGCAGTCTACTCGATCGATCGGGCGAGCGTCGACTAGATTCGCTCTCAGGCACATCGATATGGAGTAGGAGTAGAACCAATGAGCGAGCAGATTCTACTAGTAATCAAAGAAGACCTTTCGGATTAGGCAAATGTAGCGGTGCGAAGTCCAGATCAGGAGCAGTTTGGTGTGCCTCAACATTCAGAGGAGTAATACCACGACCGGTAGCCATGAATCCGGCAGGTATCCACGACACGGCCGCCGGGGTAGGTAGGCGCCGCCGCATTAGTGCCTGACCCGATCAGCCgcgccgacggcgacgccgacgcgACCATCCACGATGCGAGCCGGGTGGTGAACTAGTGGGCTTGTCCCCAACCCCGACGCCCGGGGCCAGGGTCCCAGGTCCTACAGCGCGCCACCGACACCGGCTCTCGGTTGCGGGGAGTGGATCACGAtgcgggcggggcggggcgggtcCCGGGATACCGCATGTGGTGGGCGATGTTCCTGTGCCTGGCTCCGTGAACCCGTCAAGTGGGATATGCATCTGGGACCCCACGTGTCGGTGAGCTGGTGCAGTGGACGGGGTGCGTGGTAGCTGAATGTCGACGAGCCGTGGGGGCCTCCGCTCACGCGTTCCACCATGTGCCGAGAGTGGTACGCGGCCACACTTTTGCATCCCGACCCTCCTAAAAACAAACATTTCAGCCTACATCTCGTGCGTGATATGCTTTCCACCTCTAGTTGAGTAGAAaactttttttttaaatcaaTACCATATGTActtatagtaacaaatagtacatggtagcatGAGCTGTCTTCAACTGTTACAAAATAAAGAATAAAAGatgggtgtgactatttctcggTCGACTAAGAACTAACCTCGTTCTCAgttagatgatgtcatcaaaattcagttgcaactcatgttaTAACTCATAGCTAGGACAGAATGATACAAGACTTCACTGAGCACACGAAGTTTattctcagctagctgagaactagcaaatcccataAAGAATACTACCAAATCTTGGAAGTTATTAAACTATTTCTTCTTCCAAGACACAATTTTCTACTTCCCGGAAGGCAACTAAAAATAGATAACAAATCATAGACTGTAAAATAccaaataccaacgaaggttctcctaCAATTTTAATTTGAGGCGCAATGCTAAGGTTGCATGCACGCGCAACcgttaaagtagtcaatcaacatcggcaaaaATACCAACACCAATATGTAAGGAAATAACAAACGACGAGCCTTTTCGATGTCACCGGAGAGCCGAGAGGacaaatcaccattgtcgaggacgtagcacgcGGGACAAAATTTGCGAGGACAAttctcctcgcggcaaccatgagaaatgATCAAAAATCGGTCCgacgaagcaagatctgaatCCTCCATACCTAGAGAactgtaatctttcaacaccgtcattgacgtcgggaagaagatctcgtcgtcgaacgaaaagACGAAGATCAGTTATGGCAGATGATGTCATCTCCATTGAAGAAAAACCAATAATAAGACGGCTACTAAAACTCTAACATAATCTactgaaaacactacttttattgaaaactccatGCATATATCGGGttcccactcctcccgacgccggcgaagccgaccggggAGGGGGAActgatctatggaggaggctgaagtgaaggtggctagggtttgttcACATGGTGGCGAATGTCTTCTGTCTACCATCCTATTTCGTATCCATGATGCTTTCCCCGTTTTAAAATACATGGAAGAGGCCCAAAGGCTAAGCGGCGATATAACATACCAAGAGTACCTTGACGAGTACATATACGTCGAACTGGTCCGTATATTTCACACGAAAGACCctatcaaaaaacaaaaaaagcaatcaggtccttttTGTATGAGGTCGAGCAAGGTCTGCTACATGGCCACCGTCGCGATTTCGCAACTTAGGCCCGTGGAGCGCCGCTCTGAGATCGAAGATCCCCCGCAACTAAATCATGGCCTAGTGGTAGAAGATGATGCGGCCCTAGCCTAACACTATAGTGCGGAGTGAATGAATTCCATGGTCGACAGTCCTAGCCTTCGTTGTTGAATTTCGAGGGCAAGCTGCGACAACAACCTCACAGTTAGTTCCCCGAGTTCTAGCCTTCCGCTCCACCTCCATTTTCCGCCTCCATTGCGACGAGATAGAGTAGACAAAGTAGGAGGAGGAACAACGATCTTGATTTCTAGATCCGGAGGCTGCACATCGAGCTTATTCCATCGGGGCGGTGCAGAAGAAATCCTTCCCGTCCTCGGCTTCATCCACTGGAGCACGACGACAAGCAGCAAAAACGTAGCCGGCCACTGAACACAGTTTGGATGCGCTCGCGACCACAATCCCCTCGGCATGGTGCCAATCTCCTCAAGGGGAAACAACTCAAAACCTAAACTAAAACTGAACTCATACCTAATATACAAAGGATAAGGGCCGACGACTCGCCTACACCATCTCTAGACGGCATCACCGCTGGAGATGGCCTCGGCTTAGCCTGGGGCGAAGATGCTCTCGGTCAACTACTGTTCAAGGGCAAGAGGAAATGGAGGAGAGAACGAGAGCACCCATGGTGCTTCCTCAATAGAGTTTGGAATCAGCCAGTTTATGGCTATATAAATTTACAATTCCTTTTCGCAACCACACTTACCACATGTTACACGTGGACATGGCCATTGGTATCGTTCGAACTTCTGTTTAAAATTAAAACAACATGAAATTCTTGGTCAAAAACCAAAGGGAAGGTGCATGTTTTTCGTTGGCTTATGATCTCCTATCATGTGTGTCGCATGAGTCATGAAAGGGTGAAAGAAATTGATGTTGCAATGAAAGTGAAATAAATTGAAGTTGCATGAAAAAATGTTCTGGCTTGAGAATTTAAGTTCAGATATAAAAAATTGGAATAACTCAGGTTTGGACAATTATTGCTGGGCAATTGGAACTTGAAGATAAGTAGACCAGCTATTTCAATAACGCGAGCTTTAAAGGGCAAATCTGCAAAGATGCCAACACGTGAATGAAACAATTTTAGTCAACATTTCTCACACTAATTTAACCCGAGCTAATGCCGTTCCCACCCCCAAAACCAGACCCATCTTCTCTCACACTCACACTGTCACACGCTCGGCACACTCCACTGCTCGCTCCTACCTCACGCTAGCTGTAGGCCTTTATAACACGGCGAGCCCGCCGCGAATCCAAGGACGCCTCTCCTCCTCGATCCCCACTCTGCTCCCTCGAGATCCACCCGGAGCCGGAGCGCAGCTCCCCGGCCGGCGAGGTACGAATCCACCGCCTCTGCATtgccgcctctctcttcttttcctcTTTCCGTCTGCCGGAGCGGATCTAGCTCAAGCTTGCTCGTTCGTTCATGTTCATTGAACTGATTGGCTAGTGGTTTAGTGCACCCTTTGCTATGGAGTCTTGCTGCTATTAGACTCGGACCCAGCTAGCTCAGGCCGCAGATCCGATTGCGATTTGGTGCAAGGAATGGAATTCGCCAGATTTCCTGTGTGTTAATGCACGCGCTTTGTAGTTAATTAAGTATCCGTGTATGCTGATACGGGGCGATTTGCTTGCCTTTTCTTCTACTAGGATGGCGTTGCCTTAGTAGCCTATAGTAGGAAAGAAGAAACCGAAAGCAAATTTAGCATTTATTTTTGGGCGTTGTTGAGCTGGCACAGCTATGCAGATCCAGTGTTTCCTTCTTTAGATCCGGTGATTGCTATAAATAAATTCATAATGTTTCGAGTTCTGACGATGTGTAGTTTCCCCTAGGCGCGCGCTGGTGCAGCCGAAAGCACTCCGACAGCCGGGATTGTTTGGTCGGTCGAGTTGATATAAGCGAGCCGCGTGCAGTGCGGGCGATCCTGTACATGCGAGAGTTGGACTGATGGCATTTGGCAGAGGTGCAAAGATGGACGCCAGGCGGCcttcgtcgccgtcctcgtcatTGTGCACGACGACCACCGTCGCCGTGTTTGTGGCGCTCTGCGTCGTCGGCGCCTGGATGATGACATCGTCCACCGTCTTCCCGGTAGAGGCTCCGTCAAACAAGAAGTCGGAGCCGGTGGAGGTTTCGTCGAATCAGAAGTCGGAGGTGAAGGATCAGCGCGCGGAAGTCGACTTTGGCACAACCGAGGAGACAGCATCCAGCAATGCTGTTGAAGGTTCCTCAAAATTCGAGGATACCGACAATAATGATAATGTTCCAGACGAGTCTCATAGTAACAGGGATGCTCCTGAGGAAGAGAAGTTCACTGAGAACGCGATGGAGAAGCCTGTGGAGATGATTGAGGAAgcatcaaaagaaaaggaagataGTAAGGATTCGTTTGATGATGCAAATGGAAAATCAGGAGGGCAGAGTGCTAAGGAGGGTGGGGAGACTGGGCAGTCTGGTGATGAGGAGGAGAAGACCGAGGAGAGGAAAGACAATGACACCACAACTGAAAACGATGCTGAAAAATCTGATGGGGAGAAGAAGGAAGACCAAGAAGCCAAGTCCGAAGATGATTCCATGCAGGATGCAACTGAACAGTCTCAGATCCAGGAGAAAGTGGAAGAGAGTGGGGTGAAGGAACAGGCTGCAAAAGCTAATGAGGTATTTCCTGATGGAGCTCAAGCTGAACTTCTGAAGGAGTCGAATACCGAGAATGGGTCGTTCCCTACACAGGCTGCAGAGTCAAAGAATGAGAAGGAGGCTCAAGCATCATCAAAACCTTCAGGTGATGCAATCACCTATAGCTGGAAATTATGTAAGAGCATTGCCGTGACAGATTTCATACCTTGCCTCGATAACGAGAAGGCCATCAAGAAACttcattctacaaaacattatgaACACCGTGAGAGGCATTGCCCTGAAGAGCCTCCGACTTGCCTTGTTCCACTTCCGGAAGGATATAAGCGCCCCATCCAGTGGCCCATGAGCAGGGACAAGGTACTTCTGTCTTTTCATGATGTTCCCACAACACTCAGTAATGTTTAGCTTTTCAAGACTCCTTTTGCTTATTACAAGTAGCACTTTGTTTGCAGGTATGGTACAGCAACGTCCCTCACACCAAGCTTGCAGAGTACAAGGGCCATCAAAACTGGGTTAAAGTTTCTGGGGACCATCTTCTGTTCCCTGGGGGCGGGACTCAGTTCAAGAATGGCGCACTCCACTATATCGATACTATTCAGCAGGTTTAGTATCTTTGCCCCAACTATGCCTTATACTTGCACATATCAATGATTGATTAATACTTTTCCACATACATAAGCTTCAAGCAAGTGCTGCTATCACTCCCTTAAAGAAGTTTGCACATGTTCCAGATAATGATGATGAAATTTCATGTTGTATGTTTCAAGTATTTAATCACATTGTTTTTGTCCAGTCTATTGTTCTATGCATTTACATGCTTTGGTCAAACTACTCGTGCAGGCATTACCTGACATTGCATGGGGTAAACGAAGCCGTGTCATCCTTGATGTTGGTTGTGGAGTTGCCAGCTTTGGTGGCTACATGTTTGATAGAGATGTGCTCACCATGTCATTTGCTCCAAAAGATGAGCATGAAGCTCAAGTACAGTTTGCGCTGGAGAGAGGAATTCCAGCAATATCAGCTGTAATGGGCACTAAGAGACTTCCATACCCCAGCAGGGTTTTTGATGCCATTCACTGTGCTCGCTGCAGAGTCCCTTGGCACATTGAAGGTTTGTCATGCTGGTGGCATTTTTTCCCTTTATCTCCTACTGACTACATGGTGATGTTTCCAATTGGAGAAGTAATTGAAGTGGGGGAAACCTGGAGAAGTAATTGATGTTTCCAACTGTTTACTTT includes:
- the LOC124693101 gene encoding probable methyltransferase PMT24, yielding MAFGRGAKMDARRPSSPSSSLCTTTTVAVFVALCVVGAWMMTSSTVFPVEAPSNKKSEPVEVSSNQKSEVKDQRAEVDFGTTEETASSNAVEGSSKFEDTDNNDNVPDESHSNRDAPEEEKFTENAMEKPVEMIEEASKEKEDSKDSFDDANGKSGGQSAKEGGETGQSGDEEEKTEERKDNDTTTENDAEKSDGEKKEDQEAKSEDDSMQDATEQSQIQEKVEESGVKEQAAKANEVFPDGAQAELLKESNTENGSFPTQAAESKNEKEAQASSKPSGDAITYSWKLCKSIAVTDFIPCLDNEKAIKKLHSTKHYEHRERHCPEEPPTCLVPLPEGYKRPIQWPMSRDKVWYSNVPHTKLAEYKGHQNWVKVSGDHLLFPGGGTQFKNGALHYIDTIQQALPDIAWGKRSRVILDVGCGVASFGGYMFDRDVLTMSFAPKDEHEAQVQFALERGIPAISAVMGTKRLPYPSRVFDAIHCARCRVPWHIEGGKLLLELNRLLRPGGYFVWSATPVYQKLPEDVEIWNAMSSLTKSMCWKMVKKTKDTLNQVGMAIYQKPMDNNCYEKRPEDSPPLCKETDDADAAWNVPLQACIHKLPVGPSVRGSKWPETWPQRLEKTPFWIDGSHVGVYGKPGNEDFEADYAHWKRVVSKSYVNGMGIDWSKVRNVMDMRAVYGGFAAALRDQKQVWVMNIVPIDSPDTLPIVYERGLFGMYHDWCESFSTYPRTYDLLHADHLFSKLKKRCKLLGVFAEVDRILRPEGKLIVRDNAETVSELEGMAKSLQWEVRMTYTKGNEGLLCVQKTMWRPKEIEASM